In the genome of Nonomuraea sp. NBC_00507, the window GTGACCTGCAGCCGCTGGCCGTCGGTGTCGAGCACCTGACCGCCCGCCTGTATCACGGCCGCGCCGAGTGCCTGCGGCTTGTCGGTCATCACCCGGATCGTCTGGGCCTGGAAGCGCTCGATGAACGCGGCGGCCGAGCCACTACCGATGATCTTGCTCTGCGCGATCACGACGAGGTCGTCGACCAGGTCTTCCAGCTCGGCCAGCAGGTGGCTGGAGACGAAGACCGTCCTGCCCTGGTCTCTGAACGTACGCAGCAGCTCCTTCATCCAGGTGATGCCCTCGGGGTCGAGGCCGTTCATGGGCTCGTCGAGCATGACGATCTCGGGGTTGCCGATGAGGGCTATGGCCAGCGCCAAGCGCTGCCGCATGCCGAGGGAGAACCGCCCGGCACGCTGGCCGGCCACCTTCGTCAGGCCGACGCGGTCCAGGAGCGCCTCGGCCTGGCCGGCGGGAACCCCGGCCAGTTTGGCCGCCCACCTGACGCTGTCGATGGCGCGGCGGGCCGGGTGCGCGCACTCGGTGTCCAGCGCCGCACCGATCTTGCGGGCGGGGACCGGCCATTCGCCGATCGGCTTGCCATCGATGAGCGCGGCTCCGGAAGTGGGGTGATCGAGCCCCAGAAACAGCCGCATAGTGGTGGATTTACCCGCGCCGTTCGGCCCGAGGAATCCGGTTATCGCCCCCGATCTAATGGCGAAGCTCGCGTTACTTACCGCGAGGACAGGGCCATATCGCTTCGTTAAGTTCTTTGCCTGCAGCATCGGCTTCATGCTCAGCGCAACCACCACTTCCGAGTCGCACACCCCGTGAGAGATATGTCCGTTTTGTGTCGTAGATAGTGATTTATGAGGACATGTGAAGTTGGCGGCCCAAGAGAGAACTTTCCCCCGATCTCTCGCTTGAGAAAACATGCAAACATCGGTGAATTCGCCTGTCAATCGCCGATCCGACGGCCATTGGGGCTCCAGCTTGGCCGCAGAGATCCTCTTGCAGAGGCCTTGAGCTGCATGAACACCGATCGATCGGCCCGATTGCGGGCAACCCTGGAAGCTGGGGGGTTCCATCTGGTAGGGGAGGCGACCTATGATGCGGTCGTGGCCCGAGTCCTTTATGTCACCCTTATGGGCTTACTCCGGCACTAGTCTGTCTACATATTCGGCGAAATATTGGTCTTTAGTTCGCCATTGTGGCTTGCTACGCTGATGAGCATTCTGGGGGGAACTCAGGCCGCCAGCCGCTGCACGACTGAGAGCGCGAACGGGGAAGCATGCACGGCGAACCTGATGACGTGATGCGTGAATCCGCTGCCCATGAAAATGGCTTCGATCCCAGCGCGACGACGCAGTGGGTGAAGCGCAAAGCGTCGTCCGGGGCGCTCGATCCCGACCGTGAACGGGCACTCCGCTTCCCTCCGCCCAACCGCCCGCCCGACGACCTCTCGGCCGCTCCCACCTCCCCGCAGTCCAACCAGCGGCCCCACCCACCGTCGGGAAACGGCACACCCATCACAGCCCTGCCGCACGCCTGGCCACCCGCCCCATCGGACCCAGAGGCGCCCACCTGGCCACCCGCCCCATCGGCCCCGGAGCCGCACGCCTGGACACCTGCCGCATCGGAGCCGGGCCCGCACGCTTGGACACCTGCCCCATCGGAGCCGGGGCCGCACGCCTGGACACCTGCCGCATCTGAGCCGGAGCCGCCCGCCTGGCCGGCCGCGGAGCCGAGCCCGCGGACACCGGCCGGCCCGGCGCAGGACGCGTCCGTCTGGGGCGGCCCGCCGGAGCCCGACGAGACCACCTCGGAGAGCCTGCGGCCCGACCGTCTGCTGCGCAACCGCAGGCGCCCGCCGACCGCAGGCTGGCGGCGGCTGGTGTACACGATCAGCGGCGGCCTCATCCACCCACGGCCCTCCAAGCAGGAACGCCATCGCCAGGAGCTGATCGAGCGCATCAGGCGGCCGGTGGCCAAGGGCCACTACAGGGTGGCGGTGATGAGCCTGAAGGGCGGAGTCGGCAAGACGACCACGACCATCGCGCTCGGCTCCACGCTGGCCGCCCAGCGCGGCGACCGGGTCATCGCCGTGGACGCCAACCCCGACAGGGGCACGCTGTCGGACAAGCTCAGGCTGGAGTCCCCTTCGACGGTCAGGCACCTGCTCAACGACCGGGCGGGCATCAAGCGCTACGCCGACGTCCGCTCGTACACGTCCCAGGCGCCGTCGCGCCTGGAGGTGCTGGCCTCCGACCGGGACCCGGCGATCTCGGAGGCGTTCGACGCGGAGGACTACGCGGCCGTCGCCGAGCTGCTCGACCAGTTCTACTCCATAGCGATCACCGACTGCGGCACCGGCATGCTGCATTCGGCGATGAGCGCGATCCTCACCATGGCCGACCAGATCGTGCTGGTCAGCCCCGTCACGGTGGACGGCGCGCGGTCGGCCTCCGCGACGCTCGACTGGCTGCAGGCCCACGGTCACCGGCCGCTGGCCGCCGAGGCCGTGGTGGTGCTGTCGGCGGTCAAGAAGACGCGCAAGAGCTCGGTGGACGTCGAGGAGCTGAAGCAGCACTTCGCCAAGCGCTGCCGGGCAGTGGTCGGCGTGCCGTTCGACCCGCACCTGGAGGAGGGCTACGAGGTGGACCTGGATCTGCTGCGGCCGGCCACCAGGGACACCTACTTGGAGCTGGCCTCCGTCATCGCGGACGGGTTCTCCAAGCGGGATCGCACATGAGCGCTCTGCTGCGGGTCGAAGCGCTGGAGGCGACGCGCGCCGGCGTCAAGGCACTGGACGGGGTGTCGTTCACGGTACGGCCCGGAGAGGTGGTCTGCGTGGTCGGCCCCGCGGGCAGCGGGAAGACGACGCTCGTGGAATGCCTGGCAGGCGAGCGTGAGCCGGATGCCGGCCAGATCGAGTACACCGGCCGCCGTGACGGCCTGGCCGCGGTCCTGCAGGACGACTGCCCTCCGGGCAGGGCGAAGGTGGGCGAGGTGATCGCGCTGTTCGCCGGCCTGTACGGCACGCGCGGGCTGTCTTCCCACATGATCGAGCTGCTCGCCTTGGGCCCGCTGCTGACCAGGCGGTTCGCCTCGCTTACTGACAGCGAGCGGCGGCGCGCCCAGCTCGCCCTGGCCCTGGCGGGCAACCCCGAGCTGGTGGTGCTGGACGAGCCGACCGCCGGCCTGCGCGACGGCGGCGGCCGGCGGGTGGAGCGAGTGATCGACGAGATGCGGACCGGGTACGGCGCGGCCTGCCTCACCATGGACGACCTGGCCCAGGCCGAACGGCTGGCCGACCGGGTCGTGCTGCTGCGCCGCGGCACCGTGCTGGCGCAGGCGGAGCCTCAGCGGCTGGTGCGGCTGCTCGGCGCCGACTGGGCGCTGCGCGTGCCGCCGCACGTGCCGGTGGGCGAGCCGCCCGACGTGCGCGTGCTCCGCTGCGCCGCCTCGACCTACCTGTACGGCGGGCGCGAGGCGCTGGAGCGGGCGGGCAGGGACCTCCCTGGCGCGTCCGGGCCGATCAGGCGGACCTCCCTGCGCGACGCCTACCTGGTGTTGTCCGCCGAGCCGGTGTCCGCGGACCCGCCTGCGCTCACCGGCCGCCTGGTGGGTCCGCGCGAGCTTGGGGTGAGCTCATGAGGCGGTCGTTGTGGGCGCTGGTGCGCGGCGAGGCGGCGGTGCTGGCCAGGACGCCGTGGGCGTTGCTCACGGCGGTGGCCTTGCCGTTCGCCGTATGGCTGCTGGTGATGCTGTTCATCGGCTCGTCGTTCCCCGGGATGGAGTTCGGCGCCATGCCGGGGGTGCGGGTGGTGGACCGCATGGTGGCCGAGCT includes:
- a CDS encoding ABC transporter ATP-binding protein; this translates as MSALLRVEALEATRAGVKALDGVSFTVRPGEVVCVVGPAGSGKTTLVECLAGEREPDAGQIEYTGRRDGLAAVLQDDCPPGRAKVGEVIALFAGLYGTRGLSSHMIELLALGPLLTRRFASLTDSERRRAQLALALAGNPELVVLDEPTAGLRDGGGRRVERVIDEMRTGYGAACLTMDDLAQAERLADRVVLLRRGTVLAQAEPQRLVRLLGADWALRVPPHVPVGEPPDVRVLRCAASTYLYGGREALERAGRDLPGASGPIRRTSLRDAYLVLSAEPVSADPPALTGRLVGPRELGVSS
- a CDS encoding ABC transporter ATP-binding protein, with protein sequence MEPPSFQGCPQSGRSIGVHAAQGLCKRISAAKLEPQWPSDRRLTGEFTDVCMFSQARDRGKVLSWAANFTCPHKSLSTTQNGHISHGVCDSEVVVALSMKPMLQAKNLTKRYGPVLAVSNASFAIRSGAITGFLGPNGAGKSTTMRLFLGLDHPTSGAALIDGKPIGEWPVPARKIGAALDTECAHPARRAIDSVRWAAKLAGVPAGQAEALLDRVGLTKVAGQRAGRFSLGMRQRLALAIALIGNPEIVMLDEPMNGLDPEGITWMKELLRTFRDQGRTVFVSSHLLAELEDLVDDLVVIAQSKIIGSGSAAAFIERFQAQTIRVMTDKPQALGAAVIQAGGQVLDTDGQRLQVTGLAAEQLGELARDAGVAVFGLAEERSLQTAFAKATVERSEIQGEVG
- a CDS encoding MinD/ParA family ATP-binding protein; this translates as MKRKASSGALDPDRERALRFPPPNRPPDDLSAAPTSPQSNQRPHPPSGNGTPITALPHAWPPAPSDPEAPTWPPAPSAPEPHAWTPAASEPGPHAWTPAPSEPGPHAWTPAASEPEPPAWPAAEPSPRTPAGPAQDASVWGGPPEPDETTSESLRPDRLLRNRRRPPTAGWRRLVYTISGGLIHPRPSKQERHRQELIERIRRPVAKGHYRVAVMSLKGGVGKTTTTIALGSTLAAQRGDRVIAVDANPDRGTLSDKLRLESPSTVRHLLNDRAGIKRYADVRSYTSQAPSRLEVLASDRDPAISEAFDAEDYAAVAELLDQFYSIAITDCGTGMLHSAMSAILTMADQIVLVSPVTVDGARSASATLDWLQAHGHRPLAAEAVVVLSAVKKTRKSSVDVEELKQHFAKRCRAVVGVPFDPHLEEGYEVDLDLLRPATRDTYLELASVIADGFSKRDRT